The following are encoded in a window of Chrysiogenia bacterium genomic DNA:
- a CDS encoding adenylate/guanylate cyclase domain-containing protein: MNPIRKLAARMGNPLEWSSVDKCLTIITVWMLIALSTPASLSLLPEQVGSSLFDTEFQREMLPFTGLNISLWVILLGTGLILRGRPGPHRVFVTLTILQWWSVEVFFAWGVGPMTSPALMITLGQAFVALLLFERVPALIGMGWGITLLVTLTTLSQVGVLPYAPMFSQLPYHEGRPDLAWTAGGGAVYLAAFLLFVALFHYLVTRWKEREQRLAGAMQLIRRYVPSQLAEQILAGGSAERGPHERRRLTVFFSDIKNFTATTDQLEAEELSRILNEYLSEMSAIADRFGGTIDKFVGDAVMIFFGAPTATDDRDHALRCVRMAIAMQERMEGLAKKWSDEGIEIPFQIRCGINTGVATVGDFGSPSRTDYTAIGNQVNLAARLESSCTPGKILISHATWALIKDEIACTQTGEIEVKGIHYPIKTYEVA; this comes from the coding sequence ATGAATCCCATCCGAAAGCTCGCCGCCCGCATGGGGAATCCCCTGGAGTGGAGCAGCGTCGACAAGTGCCTGACGATCATCACCGTCTGGATGCTGATCGCGCTGAGCACGCCTGCCTCGCTCTCGCTGCTGCCTGAGCAGGTGGGATCCTCGCTCTTCGACACCGAGTTCCAGCGCGAGATGCTCCCCTTTACCGGGCTCAATATCTCCCTGTGGGTGATTCTGCTGGGCACGGGGCTCATCCTGCGGGGGCGGCCGGGCCCCCACCGGGTGTTTGTTACCCTGACCATCCTTCAATGGTGGAGTGTCGAGGTCTTCTTCGCCTGGGGCGTAGGGCCGATGACAAGCCCGGCGCTGATGATCACGCTGGGCCAAGCCTTCGTGGCGCTGCTGCTCTTCGAGCGTGTGCCCGCGCTCATCGGCATGGGCTGGGGTATCACACTGCTGGTCACGCTTACCACGCTCTCCCAGGTCGGCGTTCTTCCCTACGCGCCCATGTTCTCGCAGCTTCCCTATCACGAGGGGCGCCCTGACCTTGCCTGGACGGCTGGTGGCGGCGCGGTCTATCTGGCCGCCTTCCTGCTCTTCGTTGCACTCTTCCACTACCTGGTCACGCGCTGGAAAGAGCGCGAGCAGCGCCTGGCGGGCGCGATGCAGCTCATCCGCCGCTACGTGCCCAGCCAGCTCGCCGAGCAGATTCTCGCAGGCGGCAGCGCCGAGCGCGGCCCTCACGAGCGCCGCCGCCTCACGGTGTTTTTCTCCGACATCAAGAACTTCACGGCCACCACCGATCAGCTCGAGGCCGAGGAGCTCTCGCGCATTCTCAACGAATATCTCTCGGAGATGTCGGCCATTGCCGATCGCTTCGGCGGGACCATCGACAAGTTCGTCGGCGACGCGGTAATGATCTTCTTCGGCGCGCCAACCGCCACCGATGACCGCGACCACGCGCTGCGCTGCGTGCGAATGGCCATCGCCATGCAGGAGCGCATGGAAGGTCTGGCGAAGAAGTGGTCCGACGAAGGGATCGAGATCCCCTTCCAGATCCGCTGCGGCATCAACACCGGCGTGGCCACGGTAGGCGACTTCGGCTCGCCAAGCCGCACCGACTACACCGCCATCGGCAACCAGGTGAACCTGGCCGCGCGGCTGGAAAGCAGTTGCACACCGGGGAAGATTCTCATCAGCCATGCCACATGGGCACTGATCAAGGACGAGATCGCCTGCACCCAGACCGGCGAGATTGAGGTCAAGGGGATTCACTATCCAATCAAGACCTACGAGGTCGCTTAG
- a CDS encoding TetR/AcrR family transcriptional regulator: MPKRAPNRALPRGPHGLSREEVERSQRERLMLAMAEVVAEKGFANVAVADVLARAGVSRATFYAQFKDKEDCFRATYEVAAQHIGKVMGMGIAALAATAPEQGAHLTPMEKLERILTVYLDTLIGQPTFARTFLVEVYAAGPEAVKQRLASQELFVDIICETHRGESGLLGTKPEQRFAAEAIVNAVSAMMTNLIAIGDFQRIRELKEPMMNFVRELTSASQA, encoded by the coding sequence ATGCCCAAGCGCGCCCCCAACCGGGCCCTACCGAGGGGTCCCCACGGCCTGAGCCGCGAAGAGGTCGAGCGCTCCCAGCGCGAGCGGCTGATGCTCGCCATGGCCGAGGTTGTGGCCGAAAAGGGCTTCGCCAATGTGGCCGTGGCCGACGTGCTGGCCCGCGCGGGGGTTTCGCGGGCTACCTTCTACGCCCAGTTCAAGGACAAGGAAGACTGCTTTCGTGCAACCTATGAAGTTGCCGCGCAGCACATTGGAAAAGTGATGGGGATGGGGATCGCGGCGCTCGCGGCCACCGCGCCCGAGCAGGGCGCGCACCTCACGCCCATGGAAAAGCTCGAACGCATCCTCACCGTTTATCTCGATACGCTGATCGGCCAGCCCACCTTCGCGCGCACCTTCCTGGTCGAGGTCTATGCCGCGGGCCCCGAAGCGGTGAAGCAGCGCCTGGCCTCCCAGGAACTCTTCGTGGACATCATCTGCGAGACCCATCGCGGTGAGAGTGGACTCCTCGGGACGAAGCCCGAACAGCGCTTCGCCGCCGAAGCGATCGTGAACGCGGTCAGCGCGATGATGACGAATCTCATCGCGATCGGTGACTTCCAGCGCATCCGTGAGCTAAAGGAACCCATGATGAACTTCGTGCGGGAGCTCACCAGCGCATCGCAGGCCTGA